The genomic DNA CTGCCGAGTTCGGTAACGAGATGCGCGCTGGTGCCTACATCGCCGCCGGCCTCATGCTGTTCTTGCTGACCTTCGTGGTCAACGCAATTGCCCGCGCCATCGTGAAAAATAAGTAAGGAGGGGAGGATCAATGACTACGACAACTAATGCCAAGCCTGCCTCCCAAGGCGGCGCGACATTCTTGGACATCTCCGGCTCCCGCAAAATGACCAATAACATCGCCACGGTAGTGGTCTGGGGCGCAATGATTTTGGCCATGGTCCCGCTGGCTTGGGTTCTGTGGGAACTCATCGCCCGCGGCAGTGGCGTCATTCTCAACGCTGAGTGGTGGACCGCCTCCCAGCGCGGCATCATGAATAGTTCTGCTGGCGGCGGCGCTGCCCACGCAATCGTGGGTACCTTCGTCCAGACCATCCTGGCTTCTATCATTTCCATTCCGATTGGTATCTTCACCGCGATCTACCTGGTGGAGTACTCCAAGGGCGGTTGGCTCGGCCGCATCACCATCTTCATGGTGGACATCCTGTCCGGTGTGCCGTCCATCGTTGCGGCCCTGTTCATCTTCGCCATGTGGATCACCCTCTTCGGATTCGGTCGCTCCGGCTTTGCCGTGGCACTGTCCTTGGTGCTGCTGATGATTCCAATTGTGGTGCGCAATACTGAAGAGATGCTGCGCGTGGTTCCGATGGATTTGCGTGAGGCATCCTACGCGCTCGGCGTACCGAAGTGGAAGACCATCGCCCGCATTGTCTTGCCTACCGCACTGTCTGGCATCGTTACCGGCATCATGCTAGCGATTGCCCGCGTGATGGGTGAGTCCTCCCCAGTGCTGGTCTTGGTTGGTTCCTCCTCCGTCATTAACTGGGATGCTTTCAAGGGCTCTCAGTCTTCGCTTCCGCTGATGATGCTGGATATGTACAAGGCCGGTGCACAGCCCGCCGTGCTGGACAAGCTCTGGGGCGCAGCCTTGACGCTGGTTATCCTCATCGCTGTTCTCAATATTGCGGCCCGCATCATTTCCGCAAAGTTCTCGGTTAAGAAGTAACCGCCGTGCCACTCGATTCCGCCATACACTCGCTAGAGGAGAAACTGCCAAATGTCTAAGCTCGCGCTCAATGACGTGAACATCTTTTACGGCGACTTCCACGCCGTGCAGAACGTGAACATGCAGATCCCGGCCCAGGCCGTGACCGCATTCATCGGACCTTCCGGCTGTGGTAAGTCCACCGTGCTGCGCACCATCAACCGCATGCACGAGGTAATCCCTGGTGCCTCCGTGAAGGGTGAAGTCCTGCTCGATGGCACCAATATCTACGGTCCGAAGGTGGACCCGGTATCCGTGCGCAACACCATCGGCATGGTCTTCCAAAAGGCTAACCCGTT from Corynebacterium tuberculostearicum includes the following:
- the pstA gene encoding phosphate ABC transporter permease PstA, with protein sequence MTTTTNAKPASQGGATFLDISGSRKMTNNIATVVVWGAMILAMVPLAWVLWELIARGSGVILNAEWWTASQRGIMNSSAGGGAAHAIVGTFVQTILASIISIPIGIFTAIYLVEYSKGGWLGRITIFMVDILSGVPSIVAALFIFAMWITLFGFGRSGFAVALSLVLLMIPIVVRNTEEMLRVVPMDLREASYALGVPKWKTIARIVLPTALSGIVTGIMLAIARVMGESSPVLVLVGSSSVINWDAFKGSQSSLPLMMLDMYKAGAQPAVLDKLWGAALTLVILIAVLNIAARIISAKFSVKK